One Mycoplasmoides pneumoniae FH genomic region harbors:
- the nrdE gene encoding class 1b ribonucleoside-diphosphate reductase subunit alpha produces the protein MSVKEKIPAFNTQEDLESYISLNAYTKVYGDFKMDLHAVEAYIQEHVKPKTKVFHSTKERLDFLVKNDYYDENIINMYSFEQFEEITRKAYAYRFRYANFMGAFKFYNAYALKTFDGKWYLENYEDRVVMNVLFLANGNYNKALKLLKQIITNRFQPATPTFLNAGRKKRGEFVSCYLLRIEDNMESIGRAITTTLQLSKRDGGVALLLTNIRESGAPIKKIENQSSDIIPIMKLLEDSFSYANQLGQRQGAGAVYLHAHHPDVMQFLDTKRENADEKIRIKSLSLGLVIPDITFTLAKNNEEMALFSPYDVYEEYGKPLSDISVTEMYYELLANQRIKKTFINARKFFQTVAELHFESGYPYILFDDTVNRRNAHPNRIVMSNLCSEIVQPSTPSEFHHDLAFKKVGNDISCNLGSLNIAKAMESGPEFSELVKLAIESLDLVSRVSNLETAPSIQKGNSENHALGLGAMNLHGFLATNQIYYNSPEAIDFTNIFFYTVAYHAFKASSELALEKGKFKNFENTKFADGSYFDKYIKVEPDFWTPKTERVKALFQKYQVEIPTRENWKELALNIQKNGLANSHLLAIAPTGSISYLSSCTPSLQPVVSPVEVRKEGRLGRIYVPAYQLNKDSYPFYKDGAYELGPEPIINIAAAAQQHVDQAISLTLFMTDKATTRDLNKAYIYAFKKGCSSIYYVRVRQEVLEDSEDHTIQMQQCEACVI, from the coding sequence ATGTCAGTTAAAGAAAAGATTCCTGCTTTCAACACCCAAGAAGACTTAGAAAGCTATATTTCCTTAAATGCCTACACTAAGGTGTACGGTGATTTTAAGATGGATTTACACGCTGTGGAGGCTTACATCCAAGAGCATGTCAAACCCAAAACAAAGGTGTTTCACTCCACCAAGGAACGCTTAGACTTTCTAGTAAAGAATGATTATTACGATGAGAACATCATCAACATGTACAGCTTTGAGCAGTTTGAGGAAATTACACGTAAGGCTTACGCTTACCGTTTTCGTTATGCTAACTTTATGGGGGCATTTAAGTTTTACAACGCTTATGCACTGAAAACCTTTGATGGGAAGTGGTATTTAGAAAACTATGAAGACCGCGTTGTCATGAACGTGCTCTTTTTAGCCAATGGTAACTATAACAAGGCTTTAAAGTTACTCAAACAAATTATTACCAACCGCTTTCAACCAGCTACCCCAACTTTTTTAAATGCGGGACGAAAAAAACGTGGTGAGTTTGTGTCGTGTTACTTACTGCGCATAGAAGACAACATGGAATCAATTGGTCGTGCCATTACCACTACCCTACAGCTCTCCAAGCGTGATGGTGGGGTGGCGTTATTGCTCACTAACATCCGCGAATCGGGTGCGCCAATTAAAAAAATAGAAAACCAGTCATCAGACATTATTCCAATTATGAAGCTGTTGGAAGACTCTTTTTCTTACGCCAACCAATTAGGGCAAAGACAGGGAGCAGGAGCAGTGTATCTCCATGCCCACCACCCCGATGTCATGCAGTTTTTAGACACAAAGCGCGAAAACGCTGATGAAAAGATCCGGATTAAGTCGCTGTCTTTGGGTCTAGTTATTCCCGACATTACCTTTACTTTAGCTAAAAACAATGAGGAGATGGCCTTGTTTAGTCCGTATGATGTGTATGAGGAGTATGGCAAACCCTTGTCAGACATTTCAGTCACGGAAATGTATTACGAACTGTTAGCGAACCAACGCATTAAAAAGACCTTTATTAATGCGCGCAAGTTCTTCCAAACAGTGGCGGAACTGCACTTTGAAAGCGGTTATCCTTACATCTTATTTGACGATACGGTTAACCGGCGCAACGCGCACCCCAACCGCATTGTCATGTCTAACCTCTGTAGTGAAATTGTCCAACCCTCCACTCCATCGGAGTTCCACCACGATTTGGCTTTTAAAAAGGTTGGTAATGACATTAGCTGTAACTTGGGTAGCTTAAACATTGCCAAAGCAATGGAAAGCGGACCGGAGTTCTCGGAGTTGGTTAAACTAGCGATCGAATCACTTGATTTAGTTTCAAGGGTAAGCAATTTAGAAACGGCTCCATCGATCCAAAAGGGTAATTCCGAAAATCATGCTTTGGGATTAGGGGCAATGAACTTGCACGGTTTTTTAGCAACTAACCAAATTTATTACAACTCCCCTGAAGCAATCGACTTTACTAACATCTTTTTCTATACGGTAGCTTACCATGCCTTTAAAGCATCCAGTGAGCTAGCTTTAGAGAAGGGTAAGTTTAAAAACTTTGAAAACACCAAGTTTGCTGATGGGAGCTACTTTGATAAATATATCAAAGTAGAACCAGACTTTTGAACACCCAAAACCGAGCGCGTTAAGGCGTTGTTTCAAAAGTACCAAGTGGAAATACCAACACGTGAAAACTGAAAGGAGTTAGCACTCAACATTCAGAAAAACGGTTTGGCCAATTCCCACTTACTGGCAATTGCTCCAACGGGTTCAATTTCCTATCTCTCCTCCTGTACTCCTTCACTCCAACCGGTAGTATCCCCGGTAGAAGTGCGCAAGGAAGGTCGGTTGGGACGGATTTATGTACCCGCTTACCAACTCAATAAAGACAGTTACCCTTTTTATAAAGATGGTGCTTACGAACTGGGTCCCGAACCAATTATTAACATAGCAGCAGCGGCACAACAACACGTCGATCAAGCGATTTCGCTCACCCTATTTATGACTGATAAGGCTACCACTCGTGACCTCAATAAAGCTTATATTTATGCTTTTAAAAAGGGTTGTTCTTCCATTTACTATGTCCGAGTGCGCCAGGAAGTACTAGAGGACAGTGAGGATCACACCATTCAAATGCAGCAGTGTGAGGCCTGTGTGATTTAA
- the rplU gene encoding 50S ribosomal protein L21 produces the protein MHAIVVCGSKQYLVHENDTFFVEKLEAPVGKEIQLDKVLMLDEKIGAPYLEKARVVCVVEKHGLQRKVNVIKHISQKHHLKKYGHRQPYTKLKVVRFVHD, from the coding sequence ATGCATGCTATTGTAGTCTGTGGATCAAAGCAATATTTAGTCCACGAAAATGACACTTTTTTTGTTGAAAAACTTGAAGCGCCAGTTGGTAAAGAAATCCAACTCGACAAGGTTTTAATGTTGGATGAAAAGATTGGTGCGCCATACTTGGAAAAAGCGCGAGTAGTGTGTGTGGTGGAAAAGCACGGTTTACAACGCAAAGTAAACGTGATTAAACACATCTCACAAAAACACCACTTAAAAAAGTATGGTCACCGTCAACCTTACACTAAGTTAAAGGTAGTGCGCTTTGTCCATGATTAA
- a CDS encoding ribosomal-processing cysteine protease Prp has product MIKLTVSHHKLAASGHALFAKKGQDIVCAAVSGIIFGALPWFETNSIAVQEDATVPSLSLELVQPTAKLITGLSVVIMQLKTLAHSYPQFISFEDQRKDE; this is encoded by the coding sequence ATGATTAAACTAACTGTGTCGCACCACAAACTCGCCGCTTCCGGGCACGCTTTATTTGCCAAAAAGGGGCAAGACATTGTGTGCGCTGCTGTTAGTGGTATTATCTTTGGCGCTTTGCCCTGGTTTGAAACCAACAGCATTGCCGTTCAAGAAGATGCTACTGTACCCAGTTTAAGCTTGGAGTTAGTGCAACCAACCGCTAAGCTTATCACAGGATTGAGTGTGGTGATTATGCAACTTAAAACCCTCGCGCATTCTTACCCGCAGTTTATTTCGTTTGAAGATCAACGTAAAGATGAATAA
- a CDS encoding deoxyribonuclease IV: protein MPKLLGSFISFKSPHYLVGSVRDAVSIKAQAFMIFLGAPHTALRVDPNRMQIDEGHTLMEQHNLSKSGMVVHAPYIINCASKDPVKQTFAIDVLTREVKLCHAVGAKLIVLHPGSAVEQTQTQALDHLIKVLNTVIANTKEVIICLETMAGKGNEIGRDLDQLKYVINHIEQQERIGVCLDTCHFHDSGNDFNNTAEIMETIDTKLGFEFLKVIHLNESKNVCGSKKDRHANLGEGMIGFDNLMRFIAQPQIKQIPIVLETPSDKHNYPAVYGAEIERIRAWFGAR, encoded by the coding sequence ATGCCTAAACTCCTAGGAAGCTTTATTTCGTTTAAATCACCCCATTATCTAGTGGGGAGTGTTCGTGACGCTGTTAGCATTAAAGCACAAGCGTTCATGATTTTTTTGGGCGCACCACACACGGCACTACGAGTCGATCCTAATCGTATGCAAATTGACGAGGGTCACACATTGATGGAACAACATAACCTCAGTAAGTCTGGGATGGTTGTCCATGCTCCTTACATTATTAACTGTGCCTCCAAAGATCCGGTAAAGCAAACCTTTGCGATTGACGTTCTGACAAGGGAGGTTAAACTGTGTCATGCCGTGGGTGCTAAACTAATCGTTCTCCACCCCGGTTCAGCGGTTGAGCAAACTCAAACCCAAGCGTTAGATCACCTAATCAAGGTCTTAAATACAGTGATTGCCAACACTAAAGAAGTCATTATTTGTCTCGAAACGATGGCTGGTAAAGGTAATGAAATTGGCCGTGATTTAGACCAGTTAAAGTATGTGATTAACCACATTGAACAACAAGAGCGGATTGGTGTTTGTCTAGATACCTGTCACTTCCATGACAGTGGTAATGACTTTAACAATACTGCCGAAATTATGGAAACGATTGACACTAAACTAGGCTTTGAGTTTTTAAAGGTCATCCACTTAAACGAGTCCAAAAACGTTTGTGGTTCCAAAAAAGACCGTCATGCCAATCTAGGTGAGGGGATGATTGGGTTTGATAATTTAATGCGCTTTATTGCCCAACCGCAAATAAAGCAAATACCGATTGTTTTAGAAACCCCATCTGACAAGCATAATTATCCCGCTGTATATGGTGCTGAAATCGAAAGGATCCGTGCTTGATTTGGAGCACGATAA
- a CDS encoding Fur family transcriptional regulator — translation MVLKSKGSVLDLEHDNQTLKDYISVFERNKMRLTQSRLMLLQCLVQHRDWHTLAELKHHLEQNQQRTTLASIYNNLKIFAKLKLINIFVDTNRFETYYCLRHENHKHIYFFDENQRKFLTLPLQDKEALSLIGHKSKHGKIKLNDFYIVASGTLEDDQ, via the coding sequence ATGGTGCTGAAATCGAAAGGATCCGTGCTTGATTTGGAGCACGATAACCAAACACTAAAGGATTACATTAGTGTGTTTGAACGCAATAAGATGCGTTTAACCCAATCACGCTTAATGTTGCTCCAATGCTTAGTGCAACACCGTGACTGGCACACCTTAGCTGAGCTCAAACACCACTTGGAACAAAACCAACAGCGCACTACCTTAGCTTCTATCTATAACAACCTCAAGATTTTTGCTAAGTTAAAGCTAATTAATATTTTTGTAGATACCAATCGCTTTGAAACGTATTATTGCTTAAGACACGAAAACCACAAGCACATTTACTTCTTTGACGAAAACCAGCGCAAGTTTTTAACCCTACCACTACAAGACAAGGAAGCGTTGAGTTTAATTGGACATAAAAGTAAACATGGCAAAATTAAACTGAATGACTTTTACATAGTCGCTAGCGGTACACTTGAAGATGATCAATAA
- a CDS encoding DUF3196 family protein, which yields MINKPNQFVNHLSALKKHFASYKELREAFNDYHKHNGDELTTFFLHQFDKVMELVKQKDFKTAQSRCEEELAAPYLPKPLVSFFQSLLQLVNHDLLEQQNAALASLPAAKIIELVLQDYPNKLNMIHYLLPKTKAFVKPHLLQRLQFVLTDSELLELKRFSFFQALNQIPGFQGEQVEYFNSKLKQKFTLTLGEFEIAQQPDAKAYFEQLITQIQQLFLKEPVNAEFANEIIDAFLVSYFPLHPPVPLAQLAAKIYEYVSQIVLNEAVNLKDELIKLIVHTLYEQLDRPVGDEN from the coding sequence ATGATCAATAAGCCAAATCAGTTTGTCAACCACTTAAGTGCTTTAAAAAAACACTTTGCCTCTTATAAGGAGCTCCGTGAAGCGTTTAACGATTATCACAAGCATAACGGTGATGAGTTGACCACCTTCTTTTTGCACCAGTTTGATAAGGTGATGGAACTAGTCAAGCAGAAGGACTTTAAAACTGCCCAGTCTCGCTGTGAGGAGGAATTAGCCGCCCCTTATCTACCAAAACCTTTAGTAAGCTTTTTCCAATCGCTACTCCAGCTCGTGAACCATGATTTATTGGAACAGCAAAACGCGGCCTTGGCTAGTTTACCCGCAGCCAAAATCATAGAGCTTGTTTTACAGGATTACCCCAATAAACTCAACATGATTCACTACCTTTTGCCCAAAACGAAGGCGTTTGTCAAACCACATTTGTTACAACGCTTACAGTTTGTGTTAACTGATTCGGAGTTGTTGGAATTAAAGCGCTTTTCCTTCTTTCAAGCACTCAACCAGATCCCGGGCTTTCAGGGTGAGCAAGTTGAGTACTTTAACAGTAAGCTCAAACAAAAGTTTACCTTGACCTTAGGGGAGTTTGAAATTGCCCAACAGCCAGATGCCAAAGCATACTTTGAGCAGTTAATTACCCAAATCCAACAGCTCTTTTTAAAAGAGCCGGTTAACGCTGAGTTTGCCAATGAGATTATTGATGCCTTTTTGGTGAGCTATTTCCCCCTCCATCCCCCAGTACCTTTGGCACAATTAGCTGCCAAGATTTATGAGTATGTCAGCCAAATTGTGCTTAACGAAGCGGTTAACCTAAAGGATGAACTGATCAAACTAATCGTTCATACGCTTTACGAACAGTTAGATCGTCCTGTTGGGGATGAAAATTAA
- the tig gene encoding trigger factor yields the protein MKQYKLVNTTQKEKTLCLEIAIDTKLWKETQQKQTQDLTKNMKIKGFRKGKVPPTLAKDYLDRAELLQRSAQAVIDAIFQPLQQEAVIADNENVIEDFPTIDFKTINENDCVILFDFDLVPQFELPDYKHIKDLSPIVPLKDEEFNKELHNIEKNKGKLVDVSDKALANNDIAVIDFVGKVDGKVLESATAKQYELTIGSNSFIDGFESGLIGMKVGDKRQLKLKFPKDYHAEELKGKPVEFDIELKAIKQLEITPMDETNFKEYLPAQYQGFNSLKEFKTYFHKLVSAKKLEITLQENSVKIRQFFLANTTLPYIPDSLIKLESDRLLRAQKDQAEQYKIPFERLLAASKLSLEQLQQRNIKEARDNVTFALVMKRIADVEKIKVDNKKIHSEIESIIDVEYPFVNAELKKQMFHNMEQQKDFVESIILNRLTTTKIIEYSTH from the coding sequence ATGAAACAATACAAGCTTGTCAATACAACCCAAAAAGAAAAGACGCTTTGTCTTGAAATAGCAATTGACACGAAGCTGTGAAAGGAGACACAGCAAAAGCAAACCCAAGATTTAACCAAAAACATGAAAATCAAGGGTTTTCGTAAAGGTAAAGTGCCTCCAACTTTAGCTAAGGATTACTTAGACCGTGCCGAGTTGTTGCAACGTAGCGCCCAAGCGGTAATTGATGCCATCTTCCAGCCGTTACAACAAGAAGCAGTAATTGCTGACAACGAGAATGTAATTGAGGACTTTCCTACCATTGACTTTAAAACAATCAATGAGAACGATTGTGTTATTCTGTTTGACTTTGATCTCGTACCCCAGTTTGAACTACCTGATTACAAGCACATCAAGGATTTAAGCCCGATTGTACCCCTAAAGGATGAGGAGTTCAACAAGGAGTTGCACAACATCGAAAAGAACAAAGGGAAACTAGTTGATGTTAGTGACAAAGCATTGGCCAACAATGATATTGCCGTCATTGACTTTGTTGGCAAGGTAGATGGTAAGGTGCTTGAAAGCGCTACTGCCAAACAATACGAATTAACGATTGGCTCCAACAGCTTTATTGATGGCTTTGAAAGTGGTTTAATTGGCATGAAAGTAGGGGACAAGCGTCAGTTAAAGTTAAAGTTCCCCAAGGACTACCATGCTGAAGAATTGAAGGGTAAACCAGTAGAGTTTGACATAGAGCTCAAAGCAATTAAGCAGTTAGAGATCACCCCCATGGATGAAACTAACTTTAAGGAGTATTTACCCGCACAATACCAGGGTTTCAACTCACTCAAGGAATTTAAAACTTACTTTCATAAGTTAGTTTCCGCTAAGAAACTGGAAATTACCCTACAAGAAAACAGTGTTAAAATTCGCCAGTTCTTTTTAGCTAACACCACCTTACCTTACATTCCTGATTCCTTAATTAAATTGGAATCCGATCGCTTACTGAGAGCGCAAAAGGATCAAGCGGAGCAGTACAAGATTCCCTTTGAGAGATTGTTAGCAGCTTCCAAGCTTTCATTGGAGCAGTTGCAACAACGTAACATAAAAGAAGCACGTGATAACGTTACCTTTGCTTTAGTGATGAAACGAATCGCTGATGTGGAAAAAATCAAGGTTGATAACAAAAAGATTCACAGCGAAATCGAATCGATTATTGATGTTGAATACCCCTTTGTTAATGCCGAGTTGAAAAAACAAATGTTCCACAACATGGAACAACAAAAGGACTTTGTGGAATCGATAATTTTGAACCGTTTAACCACTACCAAGATAATTGAGTACTCCACTCATTAG
- the lon gene encoding endopeptidase La, which translates to MPAVKKPQILVVRNQVIFPYNGFELDVGRERSKKLIKALKNLKTKRLVLVTQKNSDQLNPEFDDIYHCGTLCDIDEIIEVPSEDGKTADYKIKGKGLQRVAITSFSDADLTKYDHHFLNSTLTENKALDKLLERIFPDKEDFAEILDSLNSFLELQELKKLSKVPKDIKRYDIITFKLASLIFKDITLQQAILEENDIEKRLQKIIGSGIEDLGHISEEARAKQRESEFDKIDNRITRKVNEQLSRQQRDFYLREKLRVIREEIGMTSKKEDEVSNIRKKLEENPYPEHIKKRILSELDHFENSSSSSQESTLTKTYIDTLMNLPWWQESKDNADVKNLIKILNKNHSGLDKVKERVVEYLAVQLRTKKLKGPIMCLVGPPGVGKSSLAKSIAEALNKRFVKVSLGGVHDESEIRGHRKTYLGSMPGRILKGMARAKVINPLFLLDEIDKMTSSNQGYPSGALLEVLDPELNNKFSDNYVEEDYDLSKVMFVATANYIEDIPEALLDRMEVIELTSYTEQEKLQITKSHLVKRCLDDAEIKTDDLKFTDEGISYIIKFYTREAGVRQLERLIQQIVRKYIVNLQKTGEQQVVVDVDLVKKYLKKEIFDYTVRDEDALPGIVNGMAYTPTGGDLLPIEVTHVAGKGDLILTGNLKQTMRESASVALGYVKANAQSFNINPNLFKKVDINIHVPGGGIPKDGPSAGAALVTAIISSLTGKKVDPKIAMTGEITLRGKVMTIGGVKEKTISAYRGGVRTIFMPEKNERYLDEVPKDIVKDLEIILVKEYKDIYNKIFN; encoded by the coding sequence ATGCCAGCTGTAAAAAAACCACAAATTCTCGTTGTGCGTAACCAAGTTATCTTTCCGTACAACGGCTTTGAACTTGATGTCGGTCGTGAACGCTCGAAAAAACTAATTAAAGCACTCAAAAACCTCAAAACCAAACGTTTGGTGTTAGTCACCCAAAAGAATTCAGATCAGCTCAACCCTGAGTTTGATGACATTTACCATTGCGGTACTTTATGTGACATTGATGAAATTATTGAAGTACCGAGTGAAGATGGCAAGACAGCTGACTATAAGATTAAGGGTAAAGGATTACAGCGCGTTGCCATTACAAGCTTCTCTGATGCTGATTTAACCAAGTACGACCATCACTTTCTCAACTCTACTCTAACAGAAAATAAAGCGTTAGATAAGTTGTTGGAACGGATCTTTCCCGATAAAGAAGACTTTGCTGAAATTTTAGACAGCTTAAACAGCTTCTTGGAACTGCAAGAGTTAAAGAAGCTATCTAAGGTACCAAAAGACATAAAACGGTATGACATTATTACCTTCAAGCTTGCTAGCTTAATTTTCAAAGACATTACCCTCCAACAAGCCATTTTGGAAGAAAATGACATTGAAAAACGGTTACAGAAGATCATTGGTTCTGGCATCGAGGATTTAGGTCACATCAGCGAAGAAGCCCGCGCTAAACAACGCGAAAGTGAGTTTGACAAGATTGACAACCGCATCACGCGCAAAGTTAACGAACAGTTATCGCGCCAACAACGTGACTTTTACCTCCGGGAAAAACTCCGGGTTATCCGTGAAGAGATCGGGATGACTTCCAAGAAGGAAGATGAAGTATCCAACATTCGCAAAAAGCTAGAGGAAAACCCATATCCAGAGCACATTAAAAAACGGATTTTAAGTGAGTTAGATCACTTTGAAAACTCCTCCTCTTCATCACAAGAATCAACCTTAACCAAGACTTACATCGACACTTTGATGAACTTGCCATGGTGACAGGAAAGCAAGGACAATGCTGATGTAAAAAACCTGATTAAGATCTTGAACAAGAACCACTCAGGACTAGATAAGGTAAAGGAACGAGTGGTTGAGTATTTAGCAGTACAGCTCCGTACCAAAAAGCTTAAGGGTCCGATTATGTGTTTAGTCGGTCCACCTGGAGTTGGTAAATCCAGTTTAGCCAAATCAATTGCTGAAGCGTTAAACAAGCGCTTTGTTAAGGTTTCATTGGGCGGGGTGCATGATGAATCGGAAATCCGTGGTCACCGTAAAACCTATTTGGGTTCGATGCCAGGACGGATTTTAAAGGGCATGGCACGTGCTAAGGTTATTAACCCACTGTTCTTGTTAGATGAAATTGACAAGATGACATCCTCCAATCAAGGTTACCCTTCCGGCGCTTTGTTAGAGGTATTAGATCCGGAGTTAAACAATAAGTTTAGCGATAACTATGTTGAGGAGGATTATGACCTGTCTAAGGTAATGTTTGTAGCCACCGCTAACTATATCGAAGATATTCCGGAAGCCTTGTTAGACCGGATGGAAGTGATTGAACTTACCTCTTACACCGAACAGGAAAAGCTACAAATTACAAAGAGCCACTTAGTTAAGCGTTGTTTAGATGACGCTGAGATTAAAACAGATGACCTCAAGTTTACCGATGAGGGTATTAGCTATATCATTAAGTTTTACACGAGGGAAGCGGGGGTGAGACAGTTAGAACGCTTAATCCAGCAAATTGTGCGTAAGTACATTGTTAACTTGCAAAAAACCGGCGAACAACAGGTAGTAGTTGATGTAGATTTGGTAAAGAAATACCTCAAGAAAGAAATCTTTGACTATACCGTGCGCGATGAAGATGCACTTCCGGGAATTGTTAACGGCATGGCTTACACCCCAACTGGTGGTGATCTGTTACCAATTGAAGTAACCCATGTAGCTGGTAAGGGTGATTTAATTCTGACCGGCAATTTAAAGCAAACAATGCGTGAAAGTGCTAGCGTAGCGTTAGGTTATGTCAAGGCCAATGCGCAGAGCTTTAACATTAACCCTAACCTCTTTAAAAAGGTTGACATTAACATCCATGTTCCAGGTGGTGGTATTCCCAAGGATGGCCCGAGTGCTGGCGCGGCTTTAGTTACTGCCATTATCTCGTCTTTAACTGGCAAAAAGGTTGACCCTAAGATTGCCATGACCGGGGAGATTACCCTAAGGGGTAAAGTAATGACCATAGGCGGGGTGAAAGAAAAAACCATTTCCGCCTACCGCGGTGGAGTACGCACCATCTTTATGCCCGAAAAGAATGAGCGTTACTTAGATGAAGTGCCTAAAGACATCGTTAAGGACTTGGAGATTATCCTAGTAAAGGAATACAAGGACATCTACAACAAGATATTTAATTAA
- a CDS encoding ABC transporter ATP-binding protein: MSVTPIVEVKHLEKEFGFWRKNRILKDVNFAIMPGEFHAFIGQNGAGKTTTIKCLISSYQRFKDEINIDGISNKNAKSKGVISYIPEYAVFPKHLNTHEYLYTLGKLSGCSLQTIKEKVDYWLARFQIEHLRFKKPNDFSSGQKKKVLLIQALFNDPKLLIMDEPTANLDPKTRNEFMDVCYELNVRNKMAVFVSSHILAELENYCDSLTVIHEGQILFNGKTKNIAKDNFGYRLKVNHSDSLRKWLKAQKIAYKYFPATDDFQVDLKQEQSNKFAVELYQQPDFEVFIFARQGNSLQNIYNNLIEQYEYDQAQRAVAIREQDEAV, translated from the coding sequence ATGTCTGTTACACCAATTGTTGAAGTTAAACATTTAGAAAAGGAATTTGGTTTTTGACGCAAAAACCGTATCTTAAAGGATGTGAATTTTGCCATTATGCCCGGTGAGTTCCATGCCTTTATTGGTCAAAATGGTGCGGGGAAAACTACCACCATTAAGTGTTTAATTTCATCTTATCAGCGCTTTAAGGACGAAATTAACATCGATGGCATTAGCAATAAAAACGCCAAGTCTAAGGGTGTAATTAGTTATATCCCTGAATATGCTGTGTTTCCCAAACACCTCAATACCCATGAATACCTCTACACGTTGGGTAAACTGTCAGGTTGTAGTTTGCAAACCATTAAGGAAAAGGTTGATTACTGACTAGCACGTTTTCAAATTGAACACCTCCGCTTTAAAAAGCCAAATGACTTTTCTTCTGGACAAAAGAAAAAGGTTTTATTAATCCAGGCCTTATTTAATGATCCCAAGCTGTTAATCATGGATGAGCCCACTGCTAACTTAGATCCCAAAACACGTAATGAGTTTATGGATGTGTGTTACGAACTTAATGTACGTAACAAGATGGCGGTGTTTGTTTCATCCCATATTTTGGCTGAATTGGAAAACTATTGTGATTCGCTCACTGTTATTCATGAAGGGCAAATTCTTTTTAATGGCAAAACAAAGAACATTGCCAAAGACAACTTTGGTTACCGTTTAAAGGTTAACCATTCCGATAGTTTACGTAAGTGATTAAAAGCACAAAAAATTGCTTACAAGTATTTCCCTGCAACCGATGACTTTCAAGTTGACTTAAAACAAGAGCAATCCAACAAATTTGCAGTTGAGCTTTACCAACAACCTGACTTTGAGGTATTTATTTTTGCACGACAAGGCAACTCGTTGCAAAACATTTACAATAACCTAATTGAGCAATACGAGTACGATCAAGCCCAGCGTGCTGTTGCTATCCGTGAACAAGATGAAGCTGTTTAA